In a genomic window of Bos mutus isolate GX-2022 chromosome 6, NWIPB_WYAK_1.1, whole genome shotgun sequence:
- the TMEM150C gene encoding transmembrane protein 150C: MDGKKCSVWMFLPLVFTVFTSAGLWIVYFIAVEDDKIFPLNSAERKPGVKHAPYISIAGDEPPASCVFSQVMNMAAFLALVVAVLRFIQLKPKVLNPWLNISGLVALCLASFGMTLLGNFQLTNDEEIHNVGTSLTFGFGTLTCWIQAALTLKVNIKNEGRKVGIPRVILSASITLCVVLYFILMAQGIHMYAARVQWGLVMCFLSYFGTFAVEFRHYRYEIVCSEYQENFLSFSESLSEASEYQTDQV; this comes from the exons ATGGATGGGAAGAAATGCAGTGTATGGATGTTTTTACCTCTTGTTTTTACCGTGTTTACATCTGCTGGGTTGTGGATAGT ATACTTCATAGCTGTGGAAGATGACAAAATTTTCCCATTAAATTCAGCTGAAAG GAAACCTGGTGTGAAGCATGCACCATATATAAG tATTGCAGGTGATGAACCTCCTGCAAGCTGTGTGTTTAGTCAAGTTATGAACATGGCAGCATTCCTAG CTCTTGTGGTAGCTGTTCTGCGCTTCATACAACTGAAACCAAAGGTTTTAAATCCGTGGCTGAATATTAGTGGCTTGGTGGCTCTCTGTCTGGCTTCCTTTGGAATGACCTTACTTGGTAATTTTCAG CTCACAAATGATGAAGAAATCCATAATGTCGGAACTTCCTTGACTTTTGGATTTGGCACGTTGACCTGCTGGATTCAGGCAGCATTGACACTCAAAGTCAACATCAAGAATGAAGGACGGAAGGTTGGAATTCCACGAGTTATTCTCTCAGCGTCTATCACTCTCTGCGTGGTCCTCT ACTTCATCCTCATGGCGCAAGGCATCCACATGTACGCCGCCAGGGTCCAGTGGGGCCTGGTCATGTGCTTCCTGTCTTACTTTGGCACATTTGCTGTGGAGTTCCGGCATTATCGCTACGAGATTGTTTGCTCCGAATACCAGGAGAACTTCCTAAGCTTCTCAGAAAGCCTGTCTGAAGCTTCCGAATATCAAACCGACCAGGTGTAA